From the Perca fluviatilis chromosome 11, GENO_Pfluv_1.0, whole genome shotgun sequence genome, the window ATCATATATATACTGCCAGAAACCTGCAACGCTGCAACTCTCACTGCTCTACATCAAcgctgcctttctttaaatcatTATTAAtctcttttctgtgtgtgtctgtgtgggtctctgtgtgtgtgtgtgtgtgtgtctctgtgtgtgtgtgtgtgtgtgtgtgtgtctctgtgtgtgggtctctgtgtatgtgtgtgtctctgtgtgtgtgtgtgtgtgtgtgtgtctgtgtgtctgtgtgtgtttctctgtgtgtgtctgtgtgtgtttctctgtgtgtgtctgtgtgtgtgtttgtttgtgtgtgtctgtgtgtgggtctctgtgcctgtgtgtgtgtgtgtgtgtgtgtgtgtgtgtctgtgtgtgtgtgtgtctgtgtgtctctgtgtgtgtctctgtgtgtgtctctgtgtgtgtgtgtgtctctgtgtgtgtgtgtgtgtgtgtgtgtgtggctctgtgtgtgtgtgggctctgtgtgtgtgtgtgtctctgtgtgtgtgtgtgtgtctctgtgtgtgtgtgtgtgtgtgtgtgtgtgtgggtctctgtgtgtgtgtgtgtgtgtgtgtgtgcctgtgtgtgtctgtgtgtgtgtttctctcttgtgtgtgtgtgtgtgtgtgtgtgtgtgtgtgtgtgtgtgtgtgttcctgcagGCGATGATGATAGCAGCTGATCGTACGTCAGAGCAGCGTACAGATCAGGACCGAGTGGACGACGAGGTGACAGCAGACACAAACTCTACgtttacacacacaaattattattattattattattattattattaactctTCCACACCGACTACGAATTAAGTAGTCTCCCTTGACTGAGTTTCTAAAGTGACTCCACTGTCTCAGgttgtatatgtgtattttatatacagtatatatatatatatatatatatatgtatattttatatacagatatatatatatatatatgtgtattttatatacagtatatatatatatatatatatgtatattttatatacagtatatatatgtttCGGTAGAAGCATTGAAGCAGTGACAGCTAGCTGGTTGCTAGTAATGCAGAACCTTACTCAAAATAATCCAACTATTGAAGGACCAAAGTGTGTGAGTGGAGCAGTGATAGGTCAGACAGATACTGAGAGAGACATGTTAACACCAACACATATGGTTCAGTACGATACCCCCGTCTGCTGGTCTGTAACGATACCCCCTCTGCCCCCCAGGTGTTTAAGAAGGCCTACATCCCTCGCACCCTGACCGAGGTCAGTCACTACGAGAGAGACGTGGACCTGATGAAGACCAAAGAGGAGGAGTCAGCTATCAGCGGTCACCATGACAACGtaggagacacagagacacacacacagagacacacacacagacacacacacatacacacacacacacagagacacacacacaggcagacagacagacagagacacacacacacacacacatacacacacacacacacagagacacacacacataggacacacacacacacacaatagacacacacacacaggatagcatacacacacacacacagagacagagagagtatcCAGGTTGTTTCCagattaactgtgtgtgtgttgtgtgtgtgtgtgtgtgtgtgtgtgtgtgtgtgtgtgtgtgtgtgtgtgtgtgtgtgtgtgttgggttgtTCAGGTTCTGTACCAGACGCTGACCGGACTGAAGAAGGATTTATCTGGAGTCCAAACGGTACCAGCACCTCACACTCTGCCTCATGCTacgcttagcttagcttagcttagcttagcctgACAGTGTTGTAGTCTAATGTGAACATGTAGTAGCATCATGAACTACAGTCGCAGGTGGACACCTGGCCCACAGATACCTATATATCAATAGCTCATATCCAGTAGCAGAGATAGCGAGGCGTGGGTGCGGGGCCGCCCCAGGGCCCCGAGCCAATCAGGGGGGGCCCCCTCAAACGCCGCAGATCTTGCGTCACTTGACGAGAACGGGGGCCCAGTGACACACTGCAGATTATTAGCTGAAAGAAGCTAATAACTGCACATGATCTCACTTTGTGAtaatccagctcttcttatcaaacatatatatatatatatatatatatatatatatatatacgagaGGGCCGCAAGCTGGAACAGCAGTGGGGGAAacgcagagcaggggaatggagGGGAACACTAGGAAGAGGGgaaagagggggaaacgccagagcaggggaaagagaggggaaacgccagagcaggggaatgagagggggaaacaacagaagagggggaatgagagggggaaacgccagagcaggggaagaCAGGGgaaaccagagcagggggaatgagagggggaaacaatAGATaagaggggggaatgagagggggaaacgccagagcagggggaatgagagggggaaacactagagcagggggaatgagagggggaaacaccagagcagggggaatgagagagtaTAGATGCAGCCTGACTGTGTTTGAATTGATCGTAACATTCTGCAGACTCCGTGTGTCCCTTGTGATGTCACCGTGATGTCACAGTGTTCTCTGGGAGGTGACACTGTAGACATCACGGTAACATCACTGCTCTGCTGGGAGGAGTAGCTGATGTTCAGACCTTctcagagttgtgtgtgtgatgtctcaGGTTCCTGCTCTGCTGGAGGACGATCAGTCTTCCTcctcagaggaagaggaggaggaagaggaaggagagaaagatgaagaagaggaggatgaggaggagcagACTGAAGAATCTCAGCTGGACAAAAAGGTTTTTAACTCTTGTgtttcctcgggtcaaatttgactcgttttcaaagtttctacataaaaaaaatacccaAAACTAACAGTTCCATACACGTAATAATGCATCAACATACGCTCTTCTGAtcttaactgtgtgtgtgtgtttgtgtttgtgtgtgtgtgtggttgtgtgtgtgtgtgtgggtttgggcggtgtgtgtgtgtgcgtgtgtgtgtgtgacagttaTCCGTAAAATATGGTGCATAGTTGTTCAAAAGAAACGCTTTTATATTGTGTGGTGCTAAAACTTGTGATTTAAAGTCCTATTTAACATCTTTATGTAGTTTTATTTCTGAGTCATGAACCCAACATTTGGCCCCGCCCACATGAGATTACATGAGATCACATGAGATCACATGAGATTACATGACATCACATGACATCACATGAGATCACATGAGACTACATGAGATCACATGACATCACATGAGATCACATGAGATCAAATGAACATCTGTCGGGCTCACTAAAACATCGTCCACATTGATCAAATTAAATCTTCCTAAAACAACTGTTTTcacaagagagacagaagaTACCGTCACCACTACACCTTTCGTCTGCACAGCTAGCTTGTCTGCCACACGCTACTCTCAAACTGTTCACAAAGTCTCGTCTGTTGCACAGCTAGACAGCTATTCGcaatttcatatttttgtaCCCCTGCACTCTTTTCCATTCATACTTGTCTAAATTTTCCTCTGCCGTTGTCTGCACACATTCTCATGCTACAGTGTCATACTTTCATTCCCTCCCGTACAATCTTGTGTACAATGTTTAACCGCATTTTTTTTGCTCACATACTTCCCCCTCCTTTTAACACAAGTTCTCCCTGCACACGCCTGCTGCTACACAAACGTTCTTGTCTGAACTTCGTGTTTcttttacatgtgtgtgtgcacgaaCGAATTGTGTCGCTCTGTAACACGCACGCTTTCTGTCGTTCGTACACCACGCAACTGTTTCGTCTGTCGTACATCGCATTTGTTTCGTTGTTCAACATGCTTCTCACAGTTTTCCCCATTTATTCAAATTTTGTTCTATCACTCTGCCCATAATTTCCCAATCCTCTCGCATTTTTTCTCCGCCTAACAGCATCTTCCTACATTTGCTCCTTACGCTGCGTACCAATTACGCTCTTTTTTCTACTATCATTTGTTTTCACAAATTTCTTTCTAACATGATCATTCACTCTCTCTCGTTTCCTTGAAGTTTGATTTTAGTCTCTTTTTAACACCCTTTCTGTTCCCTCGTCTACCATTTcgtttttcacttttattttctacACTAATGATTAATTCCTCTTAATAGCATTGTTCTACTTCCTATAATCCTTTATCATTCATTTCTTATCTCCCTATTTCCACACGAGTTTTTACACTCTTTCGTCGTATATCTGTTAAAAAGTTACCGTTTCGTCTGTTACACAGTTGTTGTATTATACTCTGTTTCTGTCTACTACACGCATTTGTTTTCGTTTTGTATTATCAGTTTTCTAtgttttaatattaaagttttgTTCGTAATCTAACCTTTGTGTTCGGTACAATGCTTTCCACCAATCGTTTCATATTTTTGTGCTTGTACATCGTTACGCTTTTGTGCTACACTACCGTTTCTGCTACATTCTTCCCTACACAtttttctctttatatattgtttctctgtctgtaatATCGCGCATTTGTTTGTCTGGTACTCAATGATTGTCGTTCACACGCTTGCCTTCTCTCTACATCAACTGTTTCGTCTGTTCTACATCATCTGTTTCGGtctgttcatattactgtttCTGTGTTAATATAAGTTTGTGTTGTAATATTTTCGCGTTCTCACATCCAAAGTGTTCTAAACCGTTTCTTGTTGTAATACAGTTTTGTCTTCTCACAttacttctttcttcttttaataCCATTTACATCTGTTTCTGTTGTCTCCAGCTACTCTTTTCTCTCATCTTACTCCTCCAACATTACAATTCGCTTCTCACATCTtatccttctttctctcttcttctacACCTTTTTAactgttctctgtctgtctgcaccatCCCTGTCGTTTTCTGTCTGTCCGCACAATGCTGGTGTCTCTGTCCGCTTCTGTATCACGCATTTCGTTTCGTCTGTCTGCACATCGTTaaactgtttctgtctgtctctacatCGTTATTTCTGTCTTCCTGCACACGTTACGCCGTTTCGTCTGTCTGCAACATCGCACCGTCCCTCTGCATACCGCCTTCGTCTGTCTGCAATACCTAatttgctctctgtctgtctgcacacgttacgctgtctctgtctgtctggcacACGTTACGCttgctctttgtctgtctgcacacGCATTTCGCCCGTCCTGCCTATAACGTTCTCTGTCTGCACACGTtacgctgctctctgtctgtctgcacactTTGCCTTCTCTGTCTGCACACATTACTTCTGCTCCTCTGTTCATCTGCTCTCGTTCGCACACCGCTAATCTCTCTCTTCGTCTGCCACTGTTTCTCTGCACAGCTCGCcttcctgctctcttctgcACACGTTAcgctgtttctctgtctgcacACTCTacgctgtctctgtctgtctgcacacaTTACTCTGCTCTGTCTGCCCACGCTTGCTCTGTTCGTCTCTATACGCTACACTGCCTTTCGTTCGTCTGCACACGTTACACTGCTCTCTGTCCGCCTCTGCACATCGCTATCCTCTCGTCCGCTTgcacacttcctctctctttctacaCGTAcacttctctctgtctgtctgcacacaTTACTCTGCTCTCGTCTGTCTGCACATCGCTATCTGTCCTCTGCACATACTGTTAATTTGTGTCTCCCACGGTAACGGAaagatattttattgttttaattgaaAGAGAAGGtaaggaagagaagagaaaaacaagaaaccaaacgaaaaagaggaaaagagggtGTCCacgatgaaaaagaaaagagaaaatcctGTTTGTCTCTAAggacttcctgtctgtctctaaggACTTCCTGTTTGAACTCATTCTCatcaaacagaaacaaacaaatgttttgAGTTTGCCGAGAAACTTTTAATAAACGTGTAATCATCTTCAgatcatcttcttctttttcttggtGGAATCTGATTTGATGACCTACCGCGAGGTAACTTTATATATTAAATAGAGTTGagcatgcgcagaacacaaatcaatgttccttttaatggggatatgccgatacgcgtttacatgatcAAAATTTCGTTCGGTAGAAAGGGTAACCGTATAGCATATTCGGTTTTTCCGGTGTTTATACAGGGCGCACcaggttattgctaatattccggttttgaacgggttattggctgcatgtaaacgtagtctgtGTCTGCGATCTGTGATAGGCTAGTCACACAGCGCCCCTcccctacacacatacagatttattgtgttgctgtgtccgctctgctcactcacacacagaacactgagaagagaacagctctctctctctcttgctctctctctctctgtctctctctctctctgtatctctctctgtctctctctgtatctctttctctctctctgtctctttctctctctctgtctctttctctctctctgtctctctctctctctctgtctctctttctctctctctgtctctctctctctgtatctctctctgtctctctctctgtctcaccctTAGTCACTCAGGTTCGCGGGTCTTTTCCGTTAACGTTTAGGGTTTCTTCAgcttcaggtttgttttttactttggtttgtagtacttacttATTAACCAATTAGAGTTTGCATAaaggtgggtttttttttttttttttttatcaccagttgggtttagggtaatggggtttttttttttttttttattaaccatTAAGTTTAGGgtagggttgtttttttttacttacttattttttttaaccagtagagttcaggtaaacgtggggtttgtagtacttactcattaaccagtagagttcaggtaaacgtggggtttgtagtacttactcattaaccagtagagttcaggtaaacgtggggtttgtagtacttactcattaaccagtagagttcaggtaaacgtgggtttgtagtacttactcattaaccagtagagttcaggtaaacgcgggggtttgtagtacttacttattaaccagtagagttcaggtaaacgtgggtttgtagtacttacttattaaccagtagagttcaggtaaacgtggggtttgtagtacttacttattaaccagtagagttctggTAAACGTGGAGTTTGTAGTACTTACtcattaaccagtagagttctggTAAATGTGGAGTTTGTAGTACTTACtcattaaccagtagagttcaggtaaacgtgggtttgtagtacttactcattaaccagtagagttcaggtaaacgtggggtttgtagtacttacttattaaccagtagagttcaggtaaacggggtttgtagtacttacttattaaccagtagagttctggtaaacgtggggtttgtagtacttacttattaaccagtagagttcaggtaaacgtgggtttgtagtacttacttggtaaccagtagagttcaggtaaacgtgggtttgtagtacttacttattaaccagtagagttctggtaaacgtggggtttgtagtacttacttattaaccagtagagttctggTAAACGtgggtttgtagtacttacttattaaccagtagagttcaggtaaacgtggggtttgtagtacttacttattaaccagtagagttcaggtaaacgtgggtttgtagtacttacttattaaccagtagagttcaggtaaacgtgggtttgtagtacttactcattaaccagtagagttcaggtaaacgtgggtttgtagtacttactcattaaccagtagagttcaggtaaatgtgggtttgtagtacttacaacaacgctaattagttagcttacattgcaactagtttaacgttaacttacaggtgtgtcaacatgcagcggctgtgcaaaaaggaaacgagatgaatgaggacataAACGTCCACATAAATATTCCCGAAGAAGCCATTCACCGTGTCCCACTTCACCGTCACcggaaatgttcagtttaatgtgAAGTAGAGCAGCCGATAGCCCGCTAGCTCACTACAACACTTCAGCTAATGTTGTGTCAATTCCTGCAGTGATTTGTCCACCACGGCAGCACCCCATAACATATACGGCTACTACCACAGCCCCTAAGGTGGTAGTAGGCTGATTCAAGTCCTGATCACCCTGTtggggttgtattcgctataacaaccgcctcgcgctacattatcccttacttataaacctctgagggtaaactttaacaccgattagtattcttattgtataatgtcgactgacattttcaggaacacatagtcatggatatgccaaaaagtcatgaaaaagtattggttaaaatgtgtatgaACCCTGGATTATCTGTTGTTGTAGGAGCCCCGGGGAACCTGCTACTTCTCTttcacacctgtctgtctctacacctgtctgtctttatgaatgaagaaattgattttagctaatacaatacttaaaacactacacagtggacctttaaaataaaatcagtctgtgtgtgcgtgtgtctgtgtgtataatATCATGTTGAGATCTCTCGTCAACATTTAAAACAGACCTTTATTAATATCAGAtgtaggtgtgtatgtgtgctagCGCCTCCTACAGGCTGCATTACACATTACAAACTAAACGCATAAACACATACTGAGACTTTGagttttatgtgtttgtgtgaatgaaTGTTATGAATCTACAGTTTGCCTGATTTCATGTACAATTGGTGCAAAAAAACAGTGACCTACAAAAGATATGTTGCCACCATTTGCCTGAAGATGGTCCCAAACGTTCCCTACTTTtaaactttatatattttaagttagacagtgtgtgggagtttctttgcaactaggggtgcaccgatccgactttttcagtcccgatacgataccgatgccagggctttgtgtatctgtcgatacccgataccgatccgataccgttgctgaattaataataaactgtataccttccacatcataccttccttccaccatatGGAAgacactaaaggcaccagaccttctTAACTAAACagtactttcctaactaagacaaaataatatagatgtaatgtattgaattcttatttatttgttatttaaaaaacaattgtgcattcaaatcgaaaatataatgtaatcaaacttcttaaaataaatttaaatacataataatgggccatcaataatgggccacctttatataggtttataatggcttattctactgtcaggagtacatagaatatcacaaaaacatgttaatgtcatcatgtttacttaaagctttgattaagggtttgcttggctccacgacattatacaataactttatatgaaggggaatccatgaaacagttacagaagctaaactatttgtattatgcaaactgcaaagtagtaaaataaactcaaatcgaatgaatagcctacacatacaaacaactttaacactgtttccctttcaaaactaaatagttgtaagctagtactgtataaccactaccttggccacaggtaagttaggttgtagTGGGCGACTGAACggagctccgctgtcagcctccttcgctgtttgaataacgtTAGTAGGTTGGCtacatcttaaatccagagttttaGTCATTGCTCCGAACCCGTCTTTCTCAGcggtctgtagcgggaccggaggtggattgcgttcataactttgctccgctgcatgcttgaagtgacaggtctttaacgttagcgCAGTAACattagcacggccgagtaacgttagagcgacgggcaacaacagtggctacattatgtccgatttgttagaaagaaaaaacttgggaacaacagacggctcctctcttgagcacatgttgttctggtgtatccccggtctttcttcatcctctagctaactttcttctcggTTCTTGTGCAGTACCGACCGTAGCCTCTCCCAGCTaaacagactgttatgctacctggctagctaggctagcagctgtaatgttacccagcatgccattcggcggtgtagctacatttgtaaatgtaaaattattagtgttagaaactgtttaagtctcaaattgttatatggtttggtgttttatccttttaagagagttagttgtgggttattaattgttgtgttataaagttactaccatgagtgagaagggtacgcagttaacaggggcCCCGGTGCTGCGaaggagtttaaaaaaaaaaaaaaacggtccgtggatctgttaatttttccgatccaccgatccagctatttttgcaatattggggccgatatccgatcctaatatcggatcggtgcacccctattTGCAACATTTGACCTGCTTGTCTCCCTCTGACGCTCCTGTCTGACGTTGTAGATGTGGGAAGTATGATTCTGCAGGGCCGGATGTGAACTTCTTTGGCCACCATCCAAGTTTCCACCCTTTCTGATTACAACAGAAGTTTATGTCTCTGGTTCAACATGTGAGTATGATGGGCCATCAGGGACATTATTCCCAATCACTACTTAtacaataattattattaactattacaattacctcacacacacacactactgaaacgctctcatatacagtatacataagACACTGTTTCAGTAGTCTATATAAGAGTGTTTcaattagggatgcactgaatccagatttttggggttaaGCCGAATACGGagtccactggttaagattctggtGAATCCttctcccatcctcagtccattaacacaataaacacagtaaacaacatccacagcctctaacatagttaaatgtaacaaattaatgttgaattcacatcGCTATCACCAGATGAGTCTCTAACCAGTgaatgatgaaggcatgttgggggGGTGTagctaaccagtgtatgatgaaggcatgttgggggGGTGTAGCTAACCAGTgaatgatgaaggcatgttgggggGGTGTagctaaccagt encodes:
- the LOC120567938 gene encoding serine/threonine-protein kinase RIO1-like, with translation MDQYLTKAMMIAADRTSEQRTDQDRVDDEVFKKAYIPRTLTEVSHYERDVDLMKTKEEESAISGHHDNVLYQTLTGLKKDLSGVQTVPALLEDDQSSSSEEEEEEEEGEKDEEEEDEEEQTEESQLDKKVFNSCVSSGQI